Below is a genomic region from Populus trichocarpa isolate Nisqually-1 chromosome 15, P.trichocarpa_v4.1, whole genome shotgun sequence.
aaaaaaaatcgattaaaccgattaaaccgattatatttttgaaaaaactggccggttcggttcgttttcggttttataagcaaaaaaccgaaaaaaccgaaccgaaccgaaccaaaaccgacaaaaaaccagaaaaaaaaccgagccaaaccgaaaaaaccgagccaaaaccggaaaaaaccgagccaaaccggtttgaaccggtttttgccctaaaaaaccgaaccgaaaccggtcggtttgacccggtttcggttcggtttcggtttttttttcaaaaaaaataatttcggtttggtttctttttttgataaaaaccgaaccgaaccgaaaatgatcacccctagctCCAGATTAAGGTCACTCTCTTGCctctttaattatttgaattgttCTTGTAATGTTcgaatgcaagaaaaaaaataaatttatatgtgttGTATACAATTGATATCATGAGAAATTATGCCTTTAAGTCGGAGAAAAATGATATCAAAGAATTGATATCTTTGGCAAAACAATGACATTAAGAAAGAATGTGCCTATAAGGTagataaataacataaaaaagagtGGGCCTTGTTGATGAGGGCTAAAAATGTTAACTTGAGTCAGCCGCATGGTTGGAGATTAGTTATGCGATGAtaaactattaataatgataatattaaaaaaataaaaataaaaagagagaggagaaaagatGGAATAGAATGGAAGATAATAGAGTTGTATTGTAATTATAGGATAGTAAAGCACATATGtatatgatataattttatgcttatttattgtttatattattatgttttcagatcCATCTCAGCCATGACCGCAACAATGATTTTCCTTTTAGGAGTTGTATAGTTTTATTTAGGTAAGActtttatatatgttatatgTATTATGTAGATAAACTTTATATatttacatttaattaaaattaaatcttttaagaTGTATAAGGAAGAGAAGATTgattattaattatcttgtttttacTTTATAACGTGCCCATGTATTTCCTGAAATAATATACGCATGTCTACATATATATTATGATATACGAGTTATATTGGTAGAAATTGTTGGAGTGGTAGGCCTAAGACCACATGGTTGTGTTTATAATGATTATGAATGGATATTGATGACAGGTATGCCTGAGGCTACCAGTGTGTATCTGCgcatatttgaaaatttagggAAGGCTTATGGACAGAGGGAAttctattaaattttcattaaattggATAAACTCATTAACTTGAACGGAAAATGCTTTGCATGTTAATATACATGTATAATGTACTTAAGTAATACAAGttatgctaataaaaaaaaataacctagttTTTACTTATAAGTACATatcaaaaatcatgaaattgtattaaaattatgGGATAGTaatctagtttgatttttttaaaagagaaaaatagcaAAACCTATTGGTTTTTTAGTGAGCCTTTTTTTAGGCTTTTATGGGCCAGTTATTTAGCATTACGAGCTGCTTCTAATAACTCATGAACAATGCAAGTAACAACAGCACATCCActagatgaaaaaatatattcaaagatCATTAGGTAGAGTAACTATAACGTCCCATACTTTTATATGCATTTATAGTTATTTTCCTACAATTTCGTACGTAAAAAtacaggtaatttttttttatacagtcTCATATAAAAGTCTACCGAAATTTCCACCAACATTTCGGcaaagtctcccctataccaggagatcccaagttatcgacatataccCTATTTACACTTCTAGTATCTCATATCTCATAACTTAATCACGATCCAATCATCATGGGtttcaatcccacaaacatcatcatcatcacaactataatatttataacatacattgTCAAATTGTATGTTAAAGAGGTTGTAAGGTTGCATGGGGTGCCAATATCTATTATATTTGACCGTGACCCAAGGTTCATATCTAGATTATGGCCAAGAATTCAAAATGCTATGGGGATGGAATTGAAGTTAAGCATTGCATTTCACCCACAAACAGACGGGCAGACTGAGAGGACCATTCAGACTTTAGAGGATTTGGTGACGACATGTATACTAGACGTCGGAGGGAGGTAGGAAGAATACTTATCTCTGGTTGAAGTCACGTATAACAATAGTTATTAGGCCACCATATGAATGACTCCTTTGGAAGCATTGTATGGAAATTTCCAGAAACATAGGTTTAACCGAACTGACCCAAAACTTGTAGACTTACTGTGCAACAAGTATAACTTCTGTTCGGAGTGGTTGGTTATGATCTCCACCATTCAAACTAGACAGCATCAGGacgaacaacatatccaaattatAGTCCAATCCAACAGTGGACGGTGGAGAAAATGGTTGGCGACTGAAACTATCCAGAAGTGTATTTTCCCAGAAACTTTTCTCATGTGATATCTCTCAAACAGGGACTTATATAGACGATCCCTCCTGTGACAATGTACATGATATGGAggagaacaacatatccaaatatcatTCCAATCCAACTGTGGAAGGTGGAGTTACAGTAAAAGATATGAATTAAAGTCTTTTCGTTTATTTCCTTGTGTTACTAGATAATCATAGTAAACAATGATGAGTTCTTATATAGGTAAGGTAATGTTGGTATCATTGATCATCTTTAAAACTCAGAATCTAGCTAAGAAAATAGGATATAAAAAAAGGCAAGTCATGTAAACTGCAATgtaaatcaaatttgaaagaaatactAGAAGATATATGTTGAGTGAAACACTTTAAACTAGCGAAAGTGTAGCTTTATACCAATTCGTAAATAATAGATCACTAAATCATTGATTTCATGTCGTTAGTTACTGATGGATAGAAAAGCTAGCCAATTGAGCTATATTTTaccaaaaagatattaaattgaacaaacaaccatagttttgttttttttttttttttttgccaagaaATGGAAATTAACAAACAGTTCTCGATCAACActtaataataaagaaagagaaggagttCTTCTCAATCAGATCCCAAGCAGAtggttttcattttcatatatGTTATAGACTTCATGATTGTAATTTATGACTGAAATAGGTTGAGTCACGGCAATGCTTTATATTTTCTTGAGAGTATATACTACTTTATTTATCTACAAAGGAAAAGTAGAGTTAAAACAAggaaacatgaataaaaagagttaaattacaaaaaaatcaagcaactCACAGTAAAAGATCTCTTTATATGATTAagatatgttattttctttttttatcccaagCAGTTTATCCCAAGATAGACAAGAGATGATAGAGAGACAAAAATCAGCAATAAAGGATGGTGAGTATGGGAACAACAAAAGACAAACGATAGATGATAGAGAGACAAATATCAATGATGGATGATGGTGAGTATGGGGACAATAAGAGACAAACAAGAGATAAAGAGAGCATGAGGATGGGGTGGCTAATTTGCTTTATGATTATTGATCTAAGGTTAGAAGAAAATTTCCTATTTATACTTGTATTAATACCTTCTTCTTGTTTCAAGTGTTGGTTGAACTAGTTCGATTCAATCGATTTCAAAGTTTTGAACTGAAATCGAACTGAATTCGAATATTTaagttttctaattatttaattcaatttttttctcagttattttttttcttggtttttttgctcacctttacttttaagaatttttagaGAGTATCTTTAATAATGTAAATCCTCggtcaaaacaaaaacaaatttggtgAATCAATGATAAATAGggtattgtttaatttaataatgataaattaagAGGAAGATTTCATAATGATTTAAGTAAGTAAAATAGTAtgagaaaaaattcaaatattttgcaTAAATTACCAACTGTCTAGTTTTACAGTATTAGACATATCTCTAAATTCAATTGTTGGATCGGGATAAATATTTATGAGGGGTTTcctaacatattattttatcttatattaaattttcatgGCAATCTGAGCTCGGGATGGTCTCtaaataaaattgcaataaataaacttcttttttttttttaggggggaGAACTAAACAAGTGTAAAATGGTAACAAACCAATATAATAACCCTCCGTTACAATACATTACTATTcactcaaaataatatcaagAGAGAGAAGGTATGTTCCATTTTAAGTTTTCTTCAAACTTCCATGAAGAACTCTTTCTAAAAGTATGAGTTAGTTGCATGCAAAAGAATTTTAGTGGAGAAAAACACATAAAGGCTGAAAATGTGGAGAGAAACCTTAGTGGAGGAGTAGAGCTTGAGAGAGAAAGTGTAAAAAGATAAAAGGgtgatgaaagaagaagaaaataattgtgaatttgattagttttcCAAGGTAATTTCgaagctaatgatatcaatgtaATATCGACATTTACTTGAATTGATTAGCTATTCCAAGTTAtagaggctaatgatgtcaaggggTACATTGGCATCGACATTAGTAAACAGGACAATCTACAATATTAAGGAACTTGATTAGTCGTTTCCAGTTCGAgagactaatgatatcaatgagtTTATTAATATTGGCATTTCTTAAATTTGATTAGTTGTTTCAGGTTTGAGAgactaataatactaataaGTTGTATTGGGATCAACACTCCTTAAACATGATTAGTCATTCTCGATTTAGAAAACTAATGATACTGATAAGgtttatataaaagatataagtggaaaataaatttgattaaccatttccagaaaataaaaagactagtGATATCAATAAGTTTATTGACATCAACAtgtattagaaaattaaattgcaaGTCATTGGGATAAAAGCTAATGATACGAAATTGACATCGATATTGATTAATGACTCGAGTTACGtatcaatattaataacatGAAGTTTAgcttgcaaaagaaaagaatataaccTAATTACCTGTAGCTAAAGTATTAGTGTCATTTAAAttgtcatttatttatattagtttatggtaattttgttttcataaccATCTTATACTTACTTGTCAGGAGTAAATCCTTCTTATCACTTTTGACCTCATAGGCAAGGTATATTATCGGACATTTTGACTTGTATTATAATCTCGTTTAcgcatgtaaaatatattagcttaacttgtaaatatataattagcGTGTCATATAAAATATTGCATGTGATGCTGTGTCGTttagattgaattgaaaagtaaaattgatAAGTCAATAACTTAAGATATTCAATTTTACAGAGAAAAACTCTGTTAAAATTTTGGTAtaacatattataaaaaataaaaatcctaataattcaaaaatttaagtgTTTTATCTCTGATATTTGGGCTGTTACAAATAATATtagcaaatatttatttttttttgaattcattattgttatttttttaattatcgttagctttttttatatataattacattattaaattagttaagtTCATTAAAcctatttaaatcaataatccGGTCCAAAAGTTTTCTTGCTCTTTAAACACTATCTTTGGCATTTTGTATATAACCCTAACAAAGGGTAGcaatgcaatttatttttttcttgtggtaAAATGGATAAAGCACGAGGCCTAACCCCTCAAGAAAACAACACCAGAAGCATCTCCTATCAAAGGGATCATTCACCCCAAGCTCCAATCTATAAAGGATTAGCCAAAGAAGCAAACCATCTTGGTTACATGACAGAACGCATCATAAGCCACAACCCATTCTACTGCACCAATAAATCTACAATAAGAGACGAGGTCCATTTCTGTCCTGATTTCGACTTATTTTATTACTGGACAAGCAGCAGAgaggaaaaataagaaaaggatgACAGCTGCAACTAAATTTGCACTACTTGATAGATCAATCGGTTGGAATATCGTCTCTTATGCATGCTGCTCTCTGATTGCATTAAATTTTAGTATCAACTTTGATATAATCCAAAAGCACAAAAGAGcaagaaaccaaaaaacaatgttcCATGCACCCTCATTAGCCAAGTGGTGTGTACCTAGACATTTCAGTGATTCTGAGTATCTTGGCATCAAAGAGCTGACACTCACACCAGATTAGTATCTTCAATCCTTAGAAGGGGTTTTCAAGACCGTGGACACTCACAGATTTACATGCTCTGTATTCCTGGTTGGCCGATTACAAGCAACTATTTTCCTGCAATAAACAAGCTCGGTTATGCATATTTCCAAATTCCAAAGGAATGGAGATGATAGGCCCAGCATGATAACACAACTAGAACTAGAACATGGCACCAAACTAATGACTCAAAGCAGTTCATGTCTATGTGCAACAAATTAAACGTGGGATATTCATAGTCCTTTAGTTATTAGCAGGTCAACTTcagctaaaaaaagaaaacattttacaGTGTGCCAtattaaaagctaaaatagTCAGGTTAAACCCCAAACAAAACAATTGATCATACAAGTCAGGTGAACCCATCGAGTTGATCATACATTTTCTCATCAAGAATTGCAGGAAAGTTAAAGACCAAGAATGTTCTATGACAGTTTTTTACGTGGACACTAGATATTTCTTAATGCTAAGCAAGAAGATGAAACCAGCAACTCCAAGATACACATACTGATGCAAAGATGCTACAACAAAGATATCCATAGTCCTTTAGTTATTAGCAGGTCATCTTcagctaaaaaaagaaaaaaatttacagtGTACCATATTAAAAGCTAAAATGGTCAggttaaacccaaaacaaaacaatcgaTCATACAAGTCGGGTTAAACCCATCGAGTTGATCATACATTTTCTCATCAAGAATTGCAGGAGAGTTGAGGACCAAGAATGCTGGCAATCCATTCTATGACTGTTTTTTACGTGGACAATAGATGATATTTCTTAATGTTAAGCAAGATGATGAAACCAGCAACTCCAAGATGCACGTTCTGATGCAAAGATGCtacaacaaaagaaaggcaCGCCATATAATAGCATATCCATATTACTTGAAATGAGGTTTCACTTTTCACTTTGTGAAAAGATATGCATACAAATTCACTTTGTAGAAAGACTTGAATACAAATGGTGTAcaagaacataaatttttgaTAAAGCAAGATTCTAATCCAAAtcttttcatgataaaaaaaagaaaaagtcaagTTTCGACCAGCTAGTTGCAAATCAAACCTGATCCTCTCCCATGAAGAGactatcttttcttcttcccaCCCTTCCCAGACTTGGATGTTGCAGCATTTGATGTGGATGCTGGCTCCTGCTTCTTGGTCCTCCCAGGATGTCTAGGTACCAATTCTGCAACATGGAGCATAAGCTGTTTTCCTGCAATAAAGTtgaagtttttcaaatttatcacaTATGAAAAATTGGGCAGATACTCGTATACAAGTGACATCAGCCCATCCAACTTTGAGCTGATTTTTATTAGTTCTTTCCCCTGGTGCTTTACTTTCATGATAGATGCAACAAAAAAgcaccctttttttatttttcttctatgttCCCCTTTCATTCCTCCAGGTCAAAGAAGTACAGTGCCATGGCATATCAGGCATGATGAGAAACAGCTCTCAAATTTCTCAACTAAACTAAAAGGCAAcaattatcaaacaatccaGATCACCAAGTGAACCGCTGGTATTTCATGAAAATGCTGGTAACTACTGGTTAACATGCAAAAGGTATTCACCAAATCATCAATTAAGACAACACATATGAAAAGGCTGGTTCAGCTTACAAAGTAGTGGATCCCTAGTAGAAACTAGTCTTGTGCAATACTAAATGCTAATGACACCATACACACTAAACATACTAGCTTCGAACAGGTTATTTCCGTGTGTCAATATCCCTGCTTGAAAGGTTTATATGCAGACTAACAGGAACCAACACTCACGTCAATGATTACCGCCCCTTGGAAATTAGGGCCACTGAAATGATACCACCAAGTCACCTACATGTTATCCGCAATTGAATTAAATGCAAATATTTCACTTTAAGGATTATCAGGGAACAAAATAAACATGTGTCTGCAGGACAGGTGGAGGGGCCAATCAATGTCAAGTGGgaagtataaaaataaactgtCATACaggaaacatttttttaaaaaaaaaaaaaaaacctcttacaAGTGTTGTGGAATTCACCAGTATGTATGGGTTGAAGGAAGTGGAAGGAAAGTAGCAGAGTTAAAAGGTTAAAAGAAGCAAGTTTGAGTTCTTTTGGATGTTAAAATGAGAGAAGACAAGAAGGGGATTGAAGGAAAAAGGAAGTCAGTTAGATTTCCAAGTTCATCTCACTTACAGGAGGAAATCAGCTAaaagattttcaaatatatattatcatttcaaaGATGCTTGattcttctatatatttttGCAGGAGTTTAGCATTTGATAACTTGATAGAAGATTTCACACATTCCTTGTCAGAGTTTCCAACCAGAAGGCTGCTTCACTTAATAATAACTTGGGAGATGGACCTAGAATAGGAgccataaaagaaaatacatattaaacCGATTACAGGAATACTAGTTACAGTACCTAACTACCTCTTATCCTAAGAGGAGTCAACACAATACCAATCAAAGAGATAAAAGAAATAGGTTGTTGGATCATGTAATGTTCAGCATGACAAGGAATTATCGACAAGATAAAATATCCAACCAAACAGCTGCTTCACTTAATCATAACTATGGAAACGGTCCTAGCTTGTGAATCAATAggaacaaaacacaaaaccgTGATGGCTCAGTTCCATAACAATTACGTTTGACCAATAccaatacaattaaaatttaagcatAGAAAAAACTATATGTGTACATATCCATCAGTTTACGCATAtttaagaaagaataaaaagataaaagtaactaatgaaaaggaaataaataaaaaaaaaaaagcaggatCATATCATACAATAGACAGAAAAGAGGGTAAAGGATGCTTACTGGAAGGAATAGCAGGATTAGATAAACTCCCATCTTCTCTTTTCAGTAATACCCTCACTCTACCTACTTGCATGAAATCTCGAGGATATGCCTTATCAATCTATGATATCCAAAAACCatcataaaacataacaaaacagcaATCACAAGctctaactaaaaaaaaaattgtggatTCAAACAAACCTCAATTGCAAAAGGAAGTTTGAGATGGCTACAACAATCACCTATCTCAACACAAGTGGGATTCTCACACGCCTTTTCCACGCTAATCCGCCTTCCTTCAGCTATTGTTTTCTTTGAGTTAATGTAAACAGGATATAAGACTAcccatttctttatatttggcaCTCCTCCATCCATCATTAACTATCTCTCCCTACTAAAAAAACCCACTctccttaaaaataaatcatacaaTTCAAGCAAGTAGCAATGCTgatctcaataataataataataagcaatGATTTTATATACCCAgaagttaaaaatcaaaacttcaacaaaCTAAACATGGAGTTAATGAAAATTGTGAAATGGGGTTTCTAATGTTAAGGAACTgattcattattttcattcagATTCTACAattgacacaaaaaataaaaaaaatatcttgacaaGGGGTGGAATTTCAATGATTGacagctaaaaaataaaaacatcatgtgAATTCTAAAAGGGAAATCAGTgttagaagaaaaggaaactgGATTTCGTAATTGCaaatgaaagagaaaggaaGGGCTCACCAATTGAAACCCTGGCTTCGCGTCTTGTTGTGTGAGATCCCTGGTGCTGAGGAAAGAGGATGAGAAAAGTTAACTAGGATTTGGTTTCTacagttttttgttttatactacttataaaatattattttatctcacAACATATAATAACCTACTAAATATGCCTGCGCGATATTGTGAGCTTATAACATAATTATACGTTGtcatgaatttataaaaaaatatatatatataaaaaaaaactgatccaattcataataatttcaaaaaaaaaactataaagttattaaccagcttaatattaaaaaaataaaatcaacgaagaaaattttagaaaaaatcataaaaaaacaacaggaaaacactatagcaatctatagtgtttaaTGAGGGAACCtacagttataattctcaaccaacttaatattaaaaaaaaaaaatcaataaagataattttgaaaaaaatcataacaaaaaaaaatcatgtgtgggaacactgtagcaatccacagtgttttaaagacaaaaactacaaaactaaattctcaaccagctcaatatgaaaaaaataaaatcaacaaagacaattctggaaaaaaacaaaaaaaatcataaaaaaagaaaaaaaatcatgtggggaacactgtagcaatccacggtattttaaaaaaatatatataaaactaaattctcaatcaactacatattaaaaaaataaaatcaacaaaaacaattctaaaaaaaagcaattttgaaaaaaaaagcaaaaaaatagagaaaacagagagaaaaaaacaagtggggaaagttaaagctaaattctcaatcagctcaatattaaaaagaaattcgacaaagataattttaaaaaaaaaacatgtggagaaacactgtagaaaaacaaaaattatatgaagaaacattgtaacaatccgtagtgttttttaaaaaaaactacgaagcaaaattctcaaccaactcaatatgaaaaaaataaaataaaaaaagatcattttgggaaaaaaaaaaaaagaagaaacaaattcataaaaaaaaccatgtagggaaatattgtagtaatccataatgttttaaagaaaaaaaactacataactaaattctcaaccatttcaatattaaaacaaatcaacaaagataattttaaaaaaaaaattcaaaaacaaaaaagaataaaaaatcaaaaaaagaagaagaagaccgTCCtgggataaaaagaaaaaaaacatgcaaaatccaaaaacaaagggaaaaaaaatgaaaaaaaaatatgaggaaaaaataaagaaagggcaaaaaagaaagaaaaacaaaacataaaaaacatgtaagaaaagctacagtgtttttttttttttattctattggaatatttttcttcatttatatttaagaGTAAAGtagtagatattttttaaaatattttttatttaaaaatatattaaaaaaagtagtaGTTATCTCATTAATTTAGGGTTGAGGAAGGAAGGGGAAATAAACACTTAATTGGCCAAGAATGTGTTTGGGAGTATAggtgcggttgtttttcaaagtgtttttcactcgaaaatgcattaaaataatattttttattttttaaaaaattatttttgatattagcgcattaaaatgatctgaaaatatttttaaaacatttaaatttaaatttaaaataaaaatttaaattttttaaaaatatttttaaaacataaaaaacatattaatttaaagtaaaaaaataaaataaaataaaaattttaatttttaaaaaatatttttaaaacataaaaataaatcaggaCTAAAGCATAAAATGCATGGCAATAATTAAAGGTGGAATGAAAGCCCAAGGCACATGTAtgctttgtttatatatatatatatatatatatatatatatatatatatatatatatatatatatatatatatatcagtccCGCAGCGTCTAGAAATAGTTTGCTAGCTAAGCATATATATATCCTTTGttgtatataataataatctacgaggaatatatatatatatatatcagtccCGCAGCGTCTAGAAATAGTTTGCTAGCTAAGCATATATATCTCCTTTGttgtatataataataatctacATCTTCCTCGTtgaatgttttttacttgatgaAAGATCCACAAGTAGTTCAGATAAATCACTAATTAATATATTGAAACAGGAGATGATCATTAATTTGCTCTTTTAATTCCCTCCATCTTTATGTCCAAGCTAGCATTATTTAGTACCCAAAATGgatgcttttcttcttcttcttcttcttcttctatcaaTGAACTTATCCTTGgcttattttactttttagtgAAACTCAAAaatgagaaataataatataaaaaaaacccattaattcACTGCCTCAACCGGTTGTGATAATTTAAGTTCACTAACCACTCATTTGAACAGTTATAACAAGGGCGGTTGcatgtaaaaaacaaacttgttttttttttaatctaaacccTGATATCTAGAAGTTCATTGGACCCCAACTAATCCGGTCGAGCCAGATCAGCTCACTAAAAGGTAAAACTTTTCTGGTTATAGTATACTTCGTTCACAAGACTCgaattcaaaactttattttaaaaaataagtgttGAAGTACTTGAACCAACCACCATTGGGGTTAACATGTCATTTGCTAGTTAATAAACAAGTTTAGGTTATTGGGTTATGAGATCAACTCGTGGATCACCGAGTCATCTTGACTCAATCATTTTagtatgaaatatatcattttattttttaaaaataaaaattcttttcaattgacatattttgaatttaatacaAGTCGAGTCCTATAAATAACTT
It encodes:
- the LOC7462510 gene encoding signal recognition particle 19 kDa protein gives rise to the protein MMDGGVPNIKKWVVLYPVYINSKKTIAEGRRISVEKACENPTCVEIGDCCSHLKLPFAIEIDKAYPRDFMQVGRVRVLLKREDGSLSNPAIPSRKQLMLHVAELVPRHPGRTKKQEPASTSNAATSKSGKGGKKKR